ATTTTTTTGATATAACGTTCCACTTTTAGTTCTCAAGTTCCCgaaaaactatgagttctcaaatatatatatatatatatatatatatatatatatatatatatatatatatatatatatatatatatatatatatatatatatatatatatatatatatatatatattaacgggGGCCCCATAAGGGGTTCGGGACGGTACTGTTTACCCATGTCCTTGCCCCCAAAATTAAAACGAGAGTTAAACTTGCTCCCGCCtccgatttttttttttaacaaatatcTTCCATATGAGATCGGTATCCTACGAGACTTTTTAACGTTCCACTCATTTTTTCCCTTGTCTAGTTACTTGCTAGATCGtgagttttaattttattaatatattttgtcTTTTCTAAAAAAAAgcctaaaattaaaaatattgtatTAGTTATATTTACTTTTGATGCTAAATATATAATATTACCAAATTGTTTCTAACATAATCGTATTCcgtatcaattttttttttttttttgttgaaggtTTAAGtctttttgaaaatataaataaatactaAGATTAGTTTAGGATCAGATATTGcccttaaaaaaacaaaaatgcaaTATTAATGTTTCGTTTTTACTCAAGTGATTGCATCAAAAGCGAGAAAATGTTAAGTTGTAAAGAAAGTGAAAAAATTATGTCAGATACTTTGGTATCTCATGGGCTTTTCGTCTTCTCTTGTCACCATTAACTTTTAATGTAAAACAAATTAATGATAATTAATGCAGATTATGTATAatcttaaaatttgaatttaaataaGGAGGGTCATAGATAACATaataacattttaaatctaaaaatatttttatttgtaatcAGTTGTTGAATTGATAACAGTGTCCTTTTAAGCAATtattatagcaaaaaaaaaaattatataaaaaccctCACAACAATTTTAATTTGTTAAAACTTAAAACCACTGATAACCTTTAAAGATTTATTAACAAACATAcacataataataaaattaaaattttcaaaaagaaatatattaatattaacctttttaaattaaaaaaaaaaaaaaaaaagatgatggagtataatttcctttatttttgcctatttttcataattaaaacCCATCCTTTTAAAGCTGATTTCTCCACTCGCTCGTCTGACGACTCCTCTTCCATCACCTCATAAAACCCTCATATTCCTTCCATTTCtgcaatcaaaatcaaaatcaaaatcaatggTTTGCATAATTTCCAATCGATCCATTCATTAATCTTCTCATTTGCTCCAAACTGAATCGAAATTTCACGAGTTCTTCTTCAACGCTGAAGAAGATGATACAACAACTAAAGGCGAAGAGCGAACTCGACGACTGCAAATGGATCGTGAATTTGCTCGAAAGCAAGTTTTTTGGGGCTTGCATCGATCATAGAAACATGCGAAAAAACGAAAAGAATGTGTTTTGCATCGACTGTAATCTATGCTTTTGTAGACACTGTGTTACTGCTTTCAAAACACGatgccaccaccaccatcgtcgTCTCCAAATCTGCCGGTATGTCTACCACGACGTCGTTCGTCTCCATGACATTCAGAAACACCTTGATTGCTCCAACATTCAAGTAAGTCTGTTTTTTCTCACTCATGTTGATAGAACTTAATCATATTCAAGTTGGATTCGATCagaatttgaatttaaaatttaagATATTCCAAGAATTCAGAATTCATTATGATTTAATATAGTTTTAGAATTATAGTATGTAATTATAACTACCTTAATTAAATTGAATTATATAAATTCCATATGAATTAAAGAATTAGATTGAACTATATTTGTCAGTGTAGTTATAATCATATTGACTATTGAGATTTGATttgatcaaaattcaaaagttaaGATTTCATGAATTTGTTACATTTTGTAAtgtaattatttaaatataatattaaattatgTGCCAAATTAGTCAAATGAATCGCATGATATAATTTCAACCGAAATTAGATTGATTTGTTattactttttaattttattagtgCAATTACTCATCAAATATTGCGTATTCTTGTTAGAAAATGTATTAATTTAACCCTAAATTTTAAATTCAAATCATTGATATTTGTTTTATGTGAGATGAATTTGATTGAATTTTCCATATGTAGACATACAAAATCAATGGTGAAAAAGCTGTGCATTTGAATCCTCGGCCTCAACAACAAAAAGAATCAAAACCAATAAAATCGAAAATCTATGGAACTTATTGTGAAGCTTGCATGAGGCATATACAAGACATTCCAAATCGATTTTGTTCAATTGCTTGCaaggtattatatatatatatatatatatatatatatatatatatatatatatatatatatatatatatataatttttgtttaATATGTTACCATattcaattattaatttattatttttctttaggTGTCAATGATGGTGGAGAATATAAATAaaaacgaaagtcataaaaaggggGAATTGTATTCATTTTGTAAAGAAAATTATGACTTCGAGTCGTCTATTTCTTCATCACTTGAATCGGTTGAAGAAAATATACAAGGAAGCAGCAGCTGGTTAATTTCGAATTTAAAGATCAAAAAGACAATAGTGCATAAAAGGAAGGGTGTTCCTCGAAGAGCTCCTTTATGttgatatataatttataaatattgttttgtttgcgttttctgaaaaaaaaagaaataagaaaTCTTGAACGTTATACTTTTACATTattctttttggaatttttgggttttttttttatgtCTAAAGAATGAATTGTTCATAATGATGCAGTGTTATTTTGATTTTTGACACAATCGTGTGATTCTTTTAGAAAAACTATACGATATAGATTTTATACATTTATTGTCTTTTGAtgaaagaaaatataaaattggTAACGAAATCTTAGTCACATCAACAGCCCATTTTTGGGGATTAGTGTATAATTAGTTGGTGAGGGAACCCCACATGTTTAGCTTTGAGCCTTTGACTAAATCATTTATTGTTTTATAGTTTCATTATTGTTTTAGCTAATTTGATTTACCGATATAAAAAGTTTGGTAGAATCAAGTGGTGTTTGTTTTAGCTTGGGGTGTGGGGAGTAATGTCAATCCATTTAAAAAAATGTTGTCAATTCACATCAACTCTTATCATAAAATTATTAGATATTAAAAATTGTTaccatgtgacatccctaattttatAGCCTGAAAAaactgatttgtttatgtttgtttttaaaatcagaataATCTTTTAAATAAAACAGttgtagaatttgttcccaaaacaaaatgtgataagagtTTATcgaagcatttctttaaagaaatgtattttcattaaataacaaaagctcgagatgtcatgtttcgatacagaccaaaagcataaacagtaaaaataaaccttacaacagtcatttataactactgatctataatccaaaatctctcgtcaagtccatcaACTTATACttttgtgccactacctgtaacacaaagaaaactgagtgggtcaggcttgggaacctggtgaccatatagggttttcaacccacaataatataattattatattcaaacaatcaacccaattactcatccccattatcttctttatttcttaggattttaccctaagaattcaactacccgccatttattcattcctaaggattgacctaaggaattggcacaaaatctattgctacataaggcgcatctaccaacatcatcctttaagcgcctctgccaggattacatcatacactatgaggcgcgactgccaggtttatgacattctcttttgggcgcatctgccgacattatcctataagcccatctgccaggattatcctataagcgcatctgctagtgttatgacattctctatttggtgcatctaccaatattattcttatgCGCATCTgttagtattatgacattctctatttggtgcatctaccaatattattctttaatcatcttacatacctcatcattttatcacataccaactatctcatctacctatgttctacccaacatattagtagatataaaatacatatacggtttaactcatttaaaaaccatataagacatccattccatacttatctcaaataaacaatagtatataaacacataacacacatttcaaagcaaatacttcatatttatgtgttagaagaaagtaaccacacactcacttgatcagaagatgatcggaccgCACTACGACTTGTataagtagtattcttcagtagatctggaagatcttcacaaaaattggcttctcgcgggcagagcttcggctcggaaattgcacttcttgggatcttcggggcttcgggacttgcttcggggctcggcagtgataccgggg
The genomic region above belongs to Lactuca sativa cultivar Salinas chromosome 4, Lsat_Salinas_v11, whole genome shotgun sequence and contains:
- the LOC111917710 gene encoding protein RGF1 INDUCIBLE TRANSCRIPTION FACTOR 1, whose protein sequence is MIQQLKAKSELDDCKWIVNLLESKFFGACIDHRNMRKNEKNVFCIDCNLCFCRHCVTAFKTRCHHHHRRLQICRYVYHDVVRLHDIQKHLDCSNIQTYKINGEKAVHLNPRPQQQKESKPIKSKIYGTYCEACMRHIQDIPNRFCSIACKVSMMVENINKNESHKKGELYSFCKENYDFESSISSSLESVEENIQGSSSWLISNLKIKKTIVHKRKGVPRRAPLC